One Mycobacterium kubicae genomic window carries:
- a CDS encoding dihydrodipicolinate reductase yields the protein MPNTYRVVQWTTGNVGKSSLQSIVANPALELIGCYAWSPDKAGQDAGELCGLPPLGVAATNDAGQLLALKPDCVVYNPMWIDVDELVRILSAGVNVVTTASFITGHNLGDGRDRILQACRTGGSTIFGSGVSPGFAELLAIVSAMVCNRVDKVTVNEAADTTFYDSPATEQPVGFGKPIDHPGLQAMTEHGTAIFGEAVRLVADALGVELDDVRCVAEYAETTADLDLGSWTIPAGCVAGVYASWQGVVGGKTVVELNVRWRKGQTLEPDWQIDQDGWVIQIDGQPTVTTKVGFLPPPYFEATTIAEFMTLGHIMTAMPTIHAIPAVVAAAPGIVTYADLPLTLPRGVVPQA from the coding sequence GTGCCAAACACTTATCGGGTCGTGCAGTGGACTACGGGAAATGTCGGCAAAAGCTCCTTGCAGTCCATCGTCGCCAACCCCGCGCTGGAACTGATCGGGTGCTATGCGTGGTCACCGGACAAGGCCGGACAAGATGCCGGTGAGCTGTGCGGATTGCCCCCACTGGGCGTAGCCGCCACCAACGACGCCGGGCAGCTGCTCGCGCTGAAACCGGACTGTGTGGTCTACAACCCGATGTGGATCGACGTCGACGAGCTGGTCCGCATCTTGTCCGCCGGGGTCAATGTGGTCACCACGGCGTCGTTCATCACCGGACACAATCTGGGCGACGGGCGCGACCGGATACTTCAGGCATGCCGAACGGGTGGCTCCACGATCTTCGGCTCCGGGGTCAGCCCGGGTTTCGCGGAGTTGTTGGCGATCGTGTCGGCGATGGTCTGCAACCGGGTGGACAAGGTGACCGTCAACGAGGCCGCGGACACCACGTTCTATGACTCGCCGGCCACCGAGCAGCCGGTGGGGTTCGGCAAGCCGATCGATCATCCGGGCCTGCAGGCCATGACCGAGCATGGCACGGCCATCTTCGGTGAAGCCGTCCGACTGGTCGCCGACGCGCTCGGTGTCGAACTCGACGACGTGCGGTGTGTGGCCGAGTACGCCGAAACCACGGCCGATCTGGATCTGGGGTCGTGGACGATACCCGCCGGCTGTGTCGCCGGCGTCTACGCGAGCTGGCAAGGGGTGGTGGGCGGCAAGACCGTCGTCGAGCTCAACGTGCGGTGGCGCAAAGGGCAGACGCTGGAGCCGGACTGGCAGATCGACCAGGACGGCTGGGTCATTCAGATCGACGGACAGCCGACCGTCACCACCAAGGTGGGCTTTCTGCCGCCGCCGTACTTCGAGGCCACCACCATCGCCGAGTTCATGACGCTCGGGCACATCATGACGGCGATGCCGACCATTCACGCCATCCCGGCAGTCGTCGCCGCCGCACCGGGCATCGTCACCTACGCCGACCTGCCGCTGACGCTGCCGCGTGGTGTCGTGCCGCAGGCGTGA
- a CDS encoding CsbD family protein, with the protein MSAEDKIKNKIDDVGGKAKEGLGRATDDDSTKNEGKLDQAKANLKDAGEKVKDAFKH; encoded by the coding sequence ATGAGCGCTGAAGACAAGATCAAGAACAAGATCGACGACGTGGGCGGCAAGGCCAAAGAGGGCCTGGGTCGCGCTACCGACGACGACAGCACCAAGAACGAAGGCAAGCTGGACCAGGCCAAAGCCAACTTGAAAGACGCCGGCGAAAAGGTGAAGGACGCCTTCAAGCATTAA
- a CDS encoding nitroreductase/quinone reductase family protein: MPLRYVDPERRTTPLSRLGSGFARSRVGQLFAKHVAARTDPVLSRISNGKLNWGALVAPSATLRMNGAKTGEPRETQLAYFHQGRDVIVVASNFGEDHNPQWYHNLVANPDCELGGEPFHATEVEDPDEYQRLYQLAERSYGGYRDYRGKTAEQGRRIPILKLTPTA; encoded by the coding sequence ATGCCCCTGCGCTACGTCGATCCCGAGCGCCGCACCACGCCGCTGTCCCGCCTGGGCAGCGGTTTCGCGCGCTCACGCGTCGGCCAGCTGTTCGCCAAGCATGTCGCGGCCCGAACGGATCCGGTGCTGAGCCGGATCTCCAACGGCAAACTGAACTGGGGTGCCCTAGTGGCCCCGTCGGCGACGTTGCGGATGAACGGTGCCAAAACCGGTGAGCCGCGCGAGACCCAACTGGCCTACTTCCACCAGGGCCGCGACGTGATCGTGGTCGCCTCAAACTTCGGCGAAGACCATAACCCGCAGTGGTACCACAATCTGGTGGCCAACCCCGACTGTGAATTGGGTGGAGAACCGTTCCACGCCACCGAAGTCGAAGATCCCGACGAATACCAGCGGCTGTACCAGCTTGCTGAACGGTCCTACGGTGGCTACCGCGATTACCGGGGCAAGACCGCAGAGCAAGGTCGCCGCATTCCGATACTGAAGCTCACCCCGACCGCTTAG
- a CDS encoding cutinase family protein yields MAAGVAASAIVAAPTSAAQPCPDVEVVFARGTSEPPGVGGIGTSFVDALRSRVGGRSLNVYAVNYPASNDFGSPDFPRTVVDGIRDASSHIESMANSCPQTRQVLGGFSQGAAVAGYVTSAAVPQGVPAASVPQPLSPEVANHVAAVALLGTPSPQFLSNLKAPPIAIGPLYQGKTIQLCAPGDGICGTGNDPAAHASYGANGMTAQAADFVVSHL; encoded by the coding sequence ATAGCAGCGGGGGTCGCAGCGTCGGCCATCGTGGCCGCACCCACGTCGGCAGCCCAACCCTGTCCCGACGTCGAGGTGGTGTTCGCCCGCGGCACCAGCGAACCTCCGGGTGTCGGCGGCATCGGCACCTCGTTCGTCGACGCGCTGCGGTCCCGAGTGGGCGGCAGATCGCTCAACGTGTACGCGGTGAACTATCCCGCCAGCAACGACTTCGGCAGTCCCGATTTCCCCCGGACCGTTGTCGACGGGATCCGCGACGCCAGCTCGCATATCGAATCCATGGCCAATAGCTGCCCTCAGACCAGACAGGTGCTAGGGGGCTTCTCCCAGGGTGCTGCGGTGGCCGGTTATGTGACGTCCGCGGCTGTGCCGCAAGGTGTTCCGGCGGCATCTGTACCGCAGCCGCTGTCACCAGAAGTGGCCAACCACGTCGCCGCCGTCGCGTTACTCGGAACCCCATCGCCGCAATTCTTGAGCAATCTCAAAGCGCCGCCGATCGCTATCGGTCCGCTGTATCAGGGCAAGACCATCCAGCTGTGCGCGCCCGGAGACGGGATCTGCGGAACCGGGAATGATCCCGCTGCCCATGCGTCCTACG